A single region of the Neotabrizicola shimadae genome encodes:
- a CDS encoding ABC transporter substrate-binding protein gives MKLKMLLAATAMVLANAAAAQELTVWDWKSGDPAAATYIEAAKKEFEAAHPGVTVNFVMQPHDQYYTLLGTALSAGSGPDVFLVHGGAQAKSRADALADLTAQSAGLAGLADFTADSGAVVALPITIQGFTVYYNKARYTEAGLDPANPPKTWDELKAACEAIKAKGAVPCFAMGNKEGFGAEFFLSSLAASMLTPEEQAAFAKGELKWSSPKMKAILQAWVDTQAWGWYEEGANSMPKFMDEYEMFMRGDAANTIGLLSDVAHWKQFDDMLGAENVGAFRHPAPEAVVSGTDGGPMMPLAGGIGYGVNKAGANAALATELVQVLAAPGPIAVFAADAGILPANPAVDTSGLNSPTLATILPWTASAAAPMAHANSSPEELEELHRQSQLLLNGEVTVDDAAARLDEVQAKAHGG, from the coding sequence ATGAAACTGAAGATGCTGCTTGCCGCCACGGCCATGGTTCTGGCCAATGCCGCCGCCGCGCAGGAACTGACGGTCTGGGACTGGAAATCCGGCGATCCGGCCGCCGCAACCTACATCGAGGCCGCGAAGAAGGAATTCGAGGCCGCCCATCCCGGCGTGACGGTGAACTTCGTCATGCAGCCGCATGACCAGTATTACACCCTTCTCGGCACCGCCCTTTCCGCGGGCTCCGGGCCGGATGTCTTCCTCGTCCACGGCGGCGCGCAGGCGAAAAGCCGCGCCGATGCCCTGGCCGACCTGACCGCGCAATCGGCGGGTCTCGCGGGCCTGGCCGATTTCACCGCCGACAGCGGTGCCGTCGTGGCCCTGCCCATCACCATCCAGGGCTTCACCGTCTATTACAACAAGGCCCGCTACACCGAGGCGGGGCTTGACCCGGCCAACCCGCCCAAGACCTGGGACGAGCTCAAGGCCGCCTGCGAGGCGATCAAGGCCAAGGGCGCCGTGCCCTGCTTCGCCATGGGCAACAAGGAAGGCTTCGGCGCCGAATTCTTCCTTTCCTCCCTCGCAGCCTCGATGCTCACGCCCGAGGAACAGGCCGCCTTCGCCAAGGGCGAGCTGAAATGGTCCAGCCCGAAGATGAAGGCCATCCTGCAAGCCTGGGTCGATACCCAAGCCTGGGGTTGGTACGAAGAGGGCGCGAACTCGATGCCCAAGTTCATGGACGAATACGAGATGTTCATGCGCGGCGACGCGGCCAACACCATCGGGCTTCTGTCCGACGTGGCGCACTGGAAGCAGTTCGACGACATGCTGGGGGCCGAGAATGTGGGCGCCTTCCGCCACCCGGCGCCCGAGGCCGTGGTGTCGGGCACCGACGGTGGCCCGATGATGCCTCTGGCCGGCGGCATCGGCTACGGCGTGAACAAGGCAGGGGCCAACGCGGCGCTGGCCACCGAACTGGTGCAGGTGCTGGCCGCGCCCGGCCCGATCGCCGTCTTCGCCGCCGACGCGGGCATCCTGCCCGCAAACCCGGCGGTCGATACCTCGGGCCTCAACAGCCCGACGCTGGCCACGATCCTGCCCTGGACGGCCAGCGCCGCCGCGCCGATGGCGCATGCCAACTCCTCGCCCGAGGAGCTGGAGGAACTGCACCGCCAAAGCCAGCTTCTGCTGAACGGCGAAGTCACGGTTGACGACGCGGCCGCGCGGCTGGACGAAGTCCAGGCCAAGGCCCACGGCGGCTGA